In the Pyxidicoccus trucidator genome, GCGCCCACGCGCACGCTGGAGGCGCGGGTGACACTGCCTGGCGCGGACCTGCACAAGCCCTACGAGGTGATGCGCAGCCAGGGCACGACGGCGCAGCCGCTGCCCATGCGTGAAATGGCCCTGCTGGAGAAGGCGGGGGACGACCGCGGACTGGCCATGGCCTTCCTGCTGCGCGGGGACCTGGGGCAGGCCTCGGCCTACCTCGGCAGGCTGCGCGAGTCGCCGGACGTGGACACCGACCAGGCCGTGCTGGCCATGCAGCGGCAGGACTGGCAGACGGCGCTGACGCTGCTGGAGCGCGCGCTGAAGGAACGGCCCCAGCACCCGCAGGCCCTCTGGAACCGCGGGCTGGCGCTGCGGGCCCTCGGCCTGCCGCTCCAGGCGGCGGAGTCCTTCGAGCAGGTGGCGGCGCTGAAGGAGCCGGGCTGGAGCGAGGAGGCCGCCCAGAAGGTCCGCGAGCTGCGAAGCGCGGCGGAGGCGGAGCGCAAGGACTGGAAGGGCGCACGGCAGGACTGCCAGCGCATGGTGGAGGGAGGCGCGCCCCTCTCCGTGGCCCAGGCGGACGCCCTGCCCGGAATGGCGCGGGTCTGCCTGTACAACGCCCTGCGCACCGCGGCGACTCCCGAGCGCGTGGAGGCCCTGCGCCCCCTGGCGGCGAAGCTCGACGAGAAGCAGGGCAGCTCCCACCTGGAGGATGCCGTGCGCCGCACCGCCCGGCAGGACTTCTCCCTCCGCGCGCCCCTGGCCCGGGACTATGTCCGACTCTCTCGCGGCGAGCTGAAGGGCGCCGCGCAGGCGTCCTTCCTCGACAAGGTGCGCAAGGCCCGCCAGGAGGACATTCTCCTCGGAGCCATGACGTACGTCGACGCCCGGGAGCACCTGGACGAATACCGGACGCTGGCGCTGGCCACGAGGGACCCGTGGTTCGCGCTGCTCGCGGAGGAGCGACAGGCGAAGGCGGAGGCGCTGCGGGACGAGCCCTACCACGCCCTGGAGCGACTCGAGGCCGCGGTGCAGTCGTGCAGGGCAGACGCGAAGCAGGGCTACCGCTGCATGCTGATGCAGCGGGAGCTGGGGCTGGTGAGTGTCCGCCTGAACCGTCCCGTCGAAGCCACCGCGCACTTCCTTCGGGCCATGGAGCTGGCCCGGAGCAGCCAGGAGTGGGGCACGCAGCGCAACCTCCTTCAGGACCTGGGGCAGGTGGCCCGGGCGCGGAATGACCTCGTCCTGGCGCGCGCATATATGGAGGAGCTCGTCTCCCAGACGCCCGAGAGCTGCGCCGACTGGGAGTTGGCCCTCACCAACCTCGCCATCGCCCACCACCGTGCCCTGGACTTCGCGGGTGCCCGCCAGCATCTGGACCGGGCCTCGAGCTGCGGCCAGAAGCCCTCCATGGCCCGCATCTCCCTGCTCGCGGAGCTGGCCCGCACGACACAGCACCAGCCCGGGGACACCCAGCAACTGGTCGAAGCGCTGACCTCGCTGCGCGCCTCCGGAAGCCTGGACGCCGGAGACCAGGCCATGCTGAGCCACTTCGAGGGCCGCTACTTCATCGAACAGGACCGCCCGCGGGGACAGCAACTGCTGCGGCAGGTGCTGACCGAGACCGCGAAGCTGCAGGCCTCCGACGTGGGCGCGCGCAAGGCACGCGTCTACAGCTACACCTCCCTCCTCCTCGACGCGGGACGACACGAGGAGCTGGAGCAGGGGCTTGCCCTCTTCGCGGAGGAGCGCGCCCTGCCCGCGCCGGAGCGGTGCGTGCTGGGCGTCACGGTGGATGACGAGCGCACCTTCGTGGTGGCTCGGGACGCCGAGGGGCGCCTGACAGGCCACTATGACGCGGGACGGAAGTCTCCCCTCGAAGGTGTCGAAGGACTGGTGCCCTCGAAAATCGTGGAGGCGCTGCGCGCTTGTCCCAGTGTGCATGTCCTGGCCCGTCCCCCCGTCCAGGGCCGCGCGGGCCTGCTGCCTCCGGAGCTGGCGTGGTCCTACCGCGTCGGACCTCCGTCGGTACCCCGGGCGCCGAAACAGGAGCGCCGGCTGGTCGTCACCGACGTACTGGCTCCCGCCTCACTGCGCCTCCCCGCGCTGCGGGCGTGGAGCACCACCGGTCCGGATGAGGCCTTCACCGTCCTGCGCGGCGCGGCGGCCACGCCCGTCCGCGTGCTGGAGGCCATGCGGGATGCGACGGAGGTGCAGGTCCATGCACATGGAATCATCGACCCCGGCGTGGCGGATGCGTCCGTGCTCGTGCTTTCGCCCACGAGCGACACGGGGCGCTTCGCGCTGACCACCAGGGACCTGCGCGGACAGCGGCTGCGCGGGCGGCCCGTCGTGGTGCTCGCCGCCTGCTACGCCGCGCATACCAGCGCCTATATCCACGAGAATCTCGGGCTGCCGCTCGCCTTCATCGAGTCAGGTGCCCGGGCCGTCCTGGCGGCAACCCAGGAGATTCCCGATGCCGAGGCCTCGGCCTTCTTCGAACTGGTGCTGGCACGCATCCGGTCCGGAGCGCCCGCCGCCGAGGCACTCCGGGACGAACGGCAGGACTGGCTGCGGCGCCACGGAAGCACGTGGGTGCGGCAGGTGCTGCTCTTCGAGTAGTCCCACCCACAGCCAGAGTCATCTCCATGAAGAGAATCCTCCTGCCCTTGTCGTGTCTCGTCGCACTGTCCGGTTGCTGGCGCCACACCCGTGAGCCGGACTGGAATCCCTCGCGAGACATTCCCGCCGGGACGCTCGTCCGTGTCGTCCTGCAGGACGTGAACGAGCCCGGCCGCATCTCCGCCTTCACGGTGGACCCTCGCGCGGGGCGCGTCATCGACCGTCAGGATGGGAAGCGGGTCCAGCGGCAGGAGGCCGGCTCCGTGACGGCGGCCCAGGACGCCCCGTCCAAGCAGACGCTGAACACGGCCGTCCAGGTTCCATGCCCGGAAGTGAGGCCGGACGCGCCCGAGTGCCTCGTGTACGCGTCCGACCCGAAGCATGAGACCACCGGCGACCCCAACCCCGCCAAGGAAAACGACTACGCGGCCCGCCTCGCGCTGACCGAGAAGTTCGTCGTGCAGGTCTCCTTGAACCTCCTCGAGGCAGCGCACGTCACCGGCGTCAACGTGGGCGTGCAGGGCCTCAAGCAGGCGCCCCGGTAGCCCGGCGCGCCGGCTCCGTCCACGGAGGGAGCCCACGGGCCTCCAGCGCCAACAGGTCGCCGGAGGCCCACCCGGGGCTGGAGGGTCCGCTCTCAGCACCCCGGGTGGCAGGTCTGCCCGTCCTCGTGCGCGGGAGCGGCGAGTCCTTCCAGGACGAGCGTCACCGGCCCTTGTGGGTGCAGCACGTGGCGCTCCGTGCGCACCTCGAGGATGAAGGAGACCTTCCGCCGCCAGAGCTGCTTCCCGGAAGGCAGCCGTGGCTCCGCGCCACACCCGGGGCGCGGAGCGAGGGACTCCGGGCGGAGGCCGATGAGCCGCCCCAGGTGGATGAGCCTCGGGTCCTGGGGGATGGCAATCCACCCCTCGGCGTCCGGCAAGGGGAACACCGGCGTCAACATGCAATCCCCTGCCGCCGGGCCCACCTGCTCGCGGAGGTATGCGTACGCCTGGCCTCCGTGGAGGTGTTCCGCCGTCAGCGGTCGGTAGTCCCGGGGGTAGCGGGGCGCGGTGTCGGCCCAGGCCGCGTGGACGAAGCGGAAGCGCACCGGCTCGCCCTGGTACGTCCGCGCGAGGGTGCCCCGGAACTGGACGTCTCCGGACCAGTCCCCTGCCCCGTCCAGCCGGCCCAGCCCGGTCTCTCCCACGTGGGTCCAGAGCGTCATCGTGTCGAGGCGGGGAGGCTCGGCGCACAGCTCCAGGTAGGAGCAGTTCCGGCGATTCTCCCTGTCGCGCTCACGGGCCCGCGAGGGCGGCTCGTCCACCACCCAGGCGTTGCCGGAGCGCACCTTGAAGTAGAGGTCCGGCCCACCGATGAGCTCGTGCGGGAGGATGGAGTCGAAGGGCGGCGGCAGCGTGGGGATGTGGCGGAAGACGTCTCCGGGGAAGAACACCTCGAAGCTGCCGGTGGCATCCGTGGCCGCCTGGCCCAGCGTGCCATCCGGGTCGAAGTCGCGGGCACACGCCGTGACGACGCCCTCCACCAGGGGCCTGGCAAGGGGCGAGCCGTCCGTCACGCGGCCCGCGACCAGCCACAGGTCCAGCGCGCCCAGCAGCGCGCAGTACGCCGGCCGCGGGACGTCCAGGTCCAGCACCCAGGCCAGCCCCTCACGCCGAGGCTGGGCCACGCCGAGCAGCCCCTGGGCCGACTTCCCCGTCGCTGGCGCATAGTCGAGCTTCTCCACCCGCAGCGCGAAGAGCAGCGGGCCGCCTTCGTAGCCCTCCAGGTCCAGGGAGTAGCTTCCATCAGGCTGGACGGTGGCAAGGCCCAGTGCGCCCGGAGGAAGCGCGTCGAGTGCACGCCACCCCAGTCGCGAGCGCCCCGGGCCAGGAGGACGCGAGTCCGCGGCGTCCGCCCGATAGAAGTAGAGCGTGGCGCCCGCGAGCGTCTGGTGGCGGTGCGGGTTGTCGTAGTGCGCGCGAGTCCTGCCGTGGATGGTGGGCAAGGCGGTCCTCCCCGACGGAGTTCGACCGATGAACGGCCCCTGCCCTCTTCCTTCGGTACGTCCGCGCCATCCTCGGGCCCGGACCTGCCGTTCCCCGGGCAGCCGGAGCCCTCGCGGGCCGCCCGCCTACCCCTTCGCGCCGCCGGGCGCGGCGGGGACGAGCCCCGCGAGCGTCTCCACATAGGTGGCGGCCACGCGAAGGAAGCGGGCTCCACGGACGCCGGTGAGGTACTGCCGCTTCATGGCCCGGGTGGAGCCCACGTAGAACATGGCGCGGCGGATGCGCTCGATTTCCCGGGCGGAGCGCTCGCGGGCGCCCGCCATCCAGTTCTCCACGGAGTCCAGCGCGTCCAGCCCCGCGAAGAAGACGATGGGGCACTCGTGGCCCTTGCAGGAGAAGACGGTGGTGGCGCGCACGTGGTCCACGCCGCTGACGCGGAAGTCCGTCACGTCCCGCCCCCCCTTGCCACCATAGGCCTCCGCGGGCACGCCGGCGCGGGTGAGGGCCTCGGTGTACTGGGAGGGCATGACGGGGGCCACCACCAGGATGTCTCCGGGGTGGACGCCCTCCTCCCGGATGAGCCGGGCCACCTCCTTCGCCACCTGGCGCGCCTCGCTGGCGCTGGAGGCGAAGCCTCGCACCTGGGGTAGCACGCCACCGCGCTCGGTGGACTGGACGCGGAAGAGGCCCTCCAGCGTCTCCTCCGGCAGCCAGAGGAGCCCCTCCCGGGCCAGCTCCCCCACCTTCATGTACTCGCGCATGCCCGGCTCGCCCGCCTGGTGCTGGCGCAGCGGGTCCAGCACGACATTGAAGGCCACGTCGAGGATGTCGCGGGTGGCGCGGAACGTCTCCTTGAGCACGCGAGTGCGGCCGCGGAAGGACAGCCCCTCGGGGAGCTGCTCCTTGAGCGCGTCGATGGGCACCTGGCCGTAGACGTTCTGCGAGTCGTCCATGAAGAGCTGGAAGCAGCGCACCTGCCGGCCGTCCGGCAGCGCGTAGGGGCGCACCAGGCCATGGAGGGAGGACAGCGCCTTCGCGTCCATGTCCTGCGCCTCGTCCACGAAGACGGCGTCGAAGCTGCCGGGCTCCGGACGGCGCAGCGCCCCCACGTGCCGCACCGAGACGCGGGCGCGCAGCTCCCGCACCCGCTCGCGGCCCGCGCGCTGCACCAGCGCCTCCGTGAGCAGCTTGTCCACCAGCGGCGCCAGGGCCCGGTTGTAGAAGGAGATGAGCACCTGCGCCTCGCCGTGCTCCAGCAGGTAGCGCGCCACCCAGTGCGCCAGCACGTACGTCTTGCCGCTGCCCGCCACGCCGCGCACCAGGTGGTGCCCGTCATCGAAGCGCCGCTCGAAGAGGGACACCTGCTCGTGCGTGAAGAGGGGCCGCGCCGGACGCGCGCCCTCGATTTCGCCGCCCAGGCTGGCCGGCGCGGAGGGAGGCGGCGGCGGGGGTGGCGGCTGTTTCTGCGGAAGGGGCAGTGGCTCCAGGCGCAGCGGCTCGCTGGAGAGGACCCGCAGGCGGGGCAGCAACGCGAGGAAGCGCTGGGGGATGGTGGCGGCCCGGGCCTCGTCGCGCGAGGCCAGCACCAGCAGGTAGTCCCGCGCGCGGCTGGCGGCCACGTTGAGCATGGGCACCAGCGTGTGCGGCGGAAAGGGCCGCCCTCCGGCCACCGTGTCCACCAGCACCACGTCGTATTGGGTGCCCTGCTGGCGGTGGATGGTGGACGCGCTGAAGACGTCCCCGCGCAGGCCGGCCGAGTTGCCCAACCGGCGCAGCAGGGCTGCCTGGGCGCGGTAGGGCGTGACACACAGGACGCTGAGACCCGAGCGCACCGCCTCTCGCGCCAGCGACACGGCGAGACTCGCGGACAGCTCGCGCTGGTAGCCGGAGCCTGTCTCCCCACGCCCATGGGTGAGGCGGCGGGGGTCTCTCGTCAGGCTGTCCAGCACCACCCAGCCGGCGCGCGTGGCGGGGAAGGCGGCCACGGGCGCCGGCTTCTCCGCGCGGGCGCGGACGATGTCGCCGTCCTGCAGCGCGCCGCCGTAGCAGAAGTGGCTCACCACCCGGGCGATGTCCGGGTGCATGCGGTGCTGGGTGCGCAGCAGCAGCACGTCCGGCCGCGCCGCATCCTTCACCGCGTCCTCCAGGTGCGACAGGCCGCTGGCGCGCAGCCACTTCTGCGTGTCCTTGCCGGCGCCCTCGGCGGCACGGCTCACCGGGCCAATCTGCTTCGGGTCTCCGGCGAGCGTCACCCGCTCCGCCAGCGGCGCCAGCACCGCGGTGGCGGCGCGTGTCACCATGCCGGCCTCGTCCACCACCAGCCTCGAGAAGGTCCGCTTTCCCTCCAGCTCCGACACCAGGCGCAGGGCACGGTGCACGGTGAGCACCATCAGCGGGCAGTCGCCCTTCTCCGCCTCCTTCAGCGTGGGGTCCTTCACCTTGCCGCGCAGGCCGCGCAGCTCCGCCTGGAGCTTCGCCAGCTCGTGCGCGGGCCCCCCTCGCACGCGCTGGAGCATCAGCTCCCGCTCGCGGTCTTCGATGCTCGAGCGGAGCTTTCCGCCCTTCTGGCTGTCCTCGACGATGACGGTGGGCAGCTTCGCCAGCGCCTCGCTGGCGCCGGTGCCGCCCCGGAAGATGCTGCGCAGGGGGCGCAGGGGAATCGGCTCGCGCTCCAGCAGCGCGCTGATGCGCAGCACCAATTCGTCCGCGGCGCGGTTGGTGGGCGCCACCGCGAGGATGCGCTCGCCGGGGAACGCACGGAGGGAGCGGGCGATGAGGTCCGCGACGGCCGTCGTCTTGCCCGTGCCCGGCGGGCCCCAGATGCAGCCCCAGGGCTGACTCCACAGCCGGTCCGCTGGCAGCCGTTCCGCGTCCCGGGCCGACAGCTCGGGCGGAGTCTCCTCACCGCACGCGCGGCGCAGCGCCTGGGTGAGCGCGGGCTGCCGCTCCTCATATGCCGAGGCCGCCGCGCACAGCGCCTCCGCGAAGTCATAGGGCCGGTAGCACCAGCGCTCGGCGGAGAGGGCGCTCCGGTCCACGTCGTCGCCATGCCCGGGGGACGCGAAGACACGGCCCGACTCGAAGTCGAGGTGGACGACGTCGCCCCCGAAGACGCACTCCTCGCCATGGAAGCCGAGCAGCGAGCCACCCGACCAGTCCGGGTCCGCCGCTGGCCGGGGGATGAGCGAGAGGACACCGGGCGACTGGAGGCTCACCTCGCGCACGTCCTGCAGCCGCTGCGCGCGGTACTGGCTGCGCTCGGCCATGAGCGCCTCGCGCAGGTCTTCCGGAAGGTACGCAGGGGGGGTCCAGACCTCACGGCGCTTTCCCGCCGCCACCGCGGCCTGCATGGCCTCACGCTCGGCCTGGCTGGCCTCCGCCGGCGCGGCGAGGTCCACGGCGGGCACGCCCTCGGAATCCACGGCCGCGGGCCCCGGCAGGCCAGGGCCCCGGGACACCTCGGGCCGTCCCCGCGTGGCGAGCGCATTGCGCGGACGCGATGGCGGCACCGGAGGGACGGCGCCGTGCCCGGGTGGCGCATCGTCGTATTCGATGCGGAGCTCGCGCGAGCCGCTCCCCGCCTCAGAGGAACTCCCGCCCTGCCCCACGGCCTCGTGGCCCCAAGCCCCGTCCGTCCCACGCATCATGGACCGCGCAGCCTCCGCCCGGCCTGAAGGCCGGGCATGTGCGCGCCGGGGCTACCCGGCCTCATCACGTCCACATTGCTCGGAGGATTCGCCGCGCCTGCCATGGTGGGTGTTCGCGAGACGCACATGTCATGACCTGTCCGCGCGAACAGGTGGCGGCATGTGAGAGGGCGGCCAAGGTAGGGGACGCGCGAAGGGCCGTCAATGCGCCGAGCCCGAGCGTCCACCCTCCCTGCACGGTGGGTGCATCGCACCTTTCCTCTCCAACCCGGAGGTGTCGAATGGCAGGACAGAAGACCCCAGGCTCCCAGGGAGGCACTGCGGGCAGCCAGGCGGACAAGGACAACCGCTCCCAGCAACTGAACGAGCAGGACCCCACGTACCACCGCGGTCGCGGCGAGTCCGAGACGGACAGCGCGAACGCGGCCCGGGAGGCCACGCAGCAGAACCAGAAGAAGTAGCGACGGTCGCTCGGCGGAGGGGCGTGGCGTCCCGGTCGCCAGACGCCTCCGGCCTCACCGGGTTTGCTTCCGGGGCGCGGGGGTGTTTAGGGGAGAAGCACTCGCAGCCGACTGACCGCCATGCCCCCTCCGACCCGCTACGCCCATCCCTTCCTGCCCATCACCCGAGCCGACATGCAGGCGCGGGGCTGGGAGCAGTGCGACATCATCATCGTGACGGGAGACGCGTACGTGGACCACCCGGCCTTCGGCCCGGTGCTCATCGCCCGCTTCCTGGAGGGCCGGGGCTTCAAGGTGGGGCTCATCCCCCAGCCGGACTGGCACTCGGCCGAGCCCTTCAAGGCGCTGGGGCCGCCGCGCCTCTTCTTCGGGGTGGCCGCCGGCAACCTGGACTCGATGCTCAACCGGCTGACGGCCCAGAAGAAGAACCGCTCCGAGGACCAGTACAGCCCCGGTGGCCGCACCAACTGCCGGCCGGACCGCGCCACCATCGTCTACGCGCAGCGCTGCCGCGAGGCGTACCCGGAAGTGCCCATCATCCTGGGCGGCATCGAAGCCAGCCTCCGCCGCATCGCCCACTATGACTACTGGAGCGACAAGGTGCGCCGCTCCATCCTCTTCGACTCCAAGGCGGACCTGCTCGTCTTCGGCATGGGCGAGCGCCCCATCATGGAGGTCGCCGACCGGATGCGCCGTGGCGAGCGCATCCAGGACATCCGCGACGTGCGCGGCACCGCGTACACCATCAACGACGAGGAGATGCGCGCCCTGGAGGCGGACCCGGCGAAGCGCGCCGCGGACCGCAAGCCGGTGGTGCTGCCCGCCTACGAGGCGGTGGT is a window encoding:
- a CDS encoding CHAT domain-containing protein yields the protein MSELCERLERFVDGELMPVDAENFRHHLTRCGPCETRMKELLAMELLADDAVNAASDEPAPSIVHGPPAWRRKAWLMVVPLALAAGLATLVLVSRSDPRPDAHTLWLAQAPTRTLEARVTLPGADLHKPYEVMRSQGTTAQPLPMREMALLEKAGDDRGLAMAFLLRGDLGQASAYLGRLRESPDVDTDQAVLAMQRQDWQTALTLLERALKERPQHPQALWNRGLALRALGLPLQAAESFEQVAALKEPGWSEEAAQKVRELRSAAEAERKDWKGARQDCQRMVEGGAPLSVAQADALPGMARVCLYNALRTAATPERVEALRPLAAKLDEKQGSSHLEDAVRRTARQDFSLRAPLARDYVRLSRGELKGAAQASFLDKVRKARQEDILLGAMTYVDAREHLDEYRTLALATRDPWFALLAEERQAKAEALRDEPYHALERLEAAVQSCRADAKQGYRCMLMQRELGLVSVRLNRPVEATAHFLRAMELARSSQEWGTQRNLLQDLGQVARARNDLVLARAYMEELVSQTPESCADWELALTNLAIAHHRALDFAGARQHLDRASSCGQKPSMARISLLAELARTTQHQPGDTQQLVEALTSLRASGSLDAGDQAMLSHFEGRYFIEQDRPRGQQLLRQVLTETAKLQASDVGARKARVYSYTSLLLDAGRHEELEQGLALFAEERALPAPERCVLGVTVDDERTFVVARDAEGRLTGHYDAGRKSPLEGVEGLVPSKIVEALRACPSVHVLARPPVQGRAGLLPPELAWSYRVGPPSVPRAPKQERRLVVTDVLAPASLRLPALRAWSTTGPDEAFTVLRGAAATPVRVLEAMRDATEVQVHAHGIIDPGVADASVLVLSPTSDTGRFALTTRDLRGQRLRGRPVVVLAACYAAHTSAYIHENLGLPLAFIESGARAVLAATQEIPDAEASAFFELVLARIRSGAPAAEALRDERQDWLRRHGSTWVRQVLLFE
- a CDS encoding AAA domain-containing protein produces the protein MMRGTDGAWGHEAVGQGGSSSEAGSGSRELRIEYDDAPPGHGAVPPVPPSRPRNALATRGRPEVSRGPGLPGPAAVDSEGVPAVDLAAPAEASQAEREAMQAAVAAGKRREVWTPPAYLPEDLREALMAERSQYRAQRLQDVREVSLQSPGVLSLIPRPAADPDWSGGSLLGFHGEECVFGGDVVHLDFESGRVFASPGHGDDVDRSALSAERWCYRPYDFAEALCAAASAYEERQPALTQALRRACGEETPPELSARDAERLPADRLWSQPWGCIWGPPGTGKTTAVADLIARSLRAFPGERILAVAPTNRAADELVLRISALLEREPIPLRPLRSIFRGGTGASEALAKLPTVIVEDSQKGGKLRSSIEDRERELMLQRVRGGPAHELAKLQAELRGLRGKVKDPTLKEAEKGDCPLMVLTVHRALRLVSELEGKRTFSRLVVDEAGMVTRAATAVLAPLAERVTLAGDPKQIGPVSRAAEGAGKDTQKWLRASGLSHLEDAVKDAARPDVLLLRTQHRMHPDIARVVSHFCYGGALQDGDIVRARAEKPAPVAAFPATRAGWVVLDSLTRDPRRLTHGRGETGSGYQRELSASLAVSLAREAVRSGLSVLCVTPYRAQAALLRRLGNSAGLRGDVFSASTIHRQQGTQYDVVLVDTVAGGRPFPPHTLVPMLNVAASRARDYLLVLASRDEARAATIPQRFLALLPRLRVLSSEPLRLEPLPLPQKQPPPPPPPPSAPASLGGEIEGARPARPLFTHEQVSLFERRFDDGHHLVRGVAGSGKTYVLAHWVARYLLEHGEAQVLISFYNRALAPLVDKLLTEALVQRAGRERVRELRARVSVRHVGALRRPEPGSFDAVFVDEAQDMDAKALSSLHGLVRPYALPDGRQVRCFQLFMDDSQNVYGQVPIDALKEQLPEGLSFRGRTRVLKETFRATRDILDVAFNVVLDPLRQHQAGEPGMREYMKVGELAREGLLWLPEETLEGLFRVQSTERGGVLPQVRGFASSASEARQVAKEVARLIREEGVHPGDILVVAPVMPSQYTEALTRAGVPAEAYGGKGGRDVTDFRVSGVDHVRATTVFSCKGHECPIVFFAGLDALDSVENWMAGARERSAREIERIRRAMFYVGSTRAMKRQYLTGVRGARFLRVAATYVETLAGLVPAAPGGAKG